The nucleotide window GGTCACGCATCCGAAAGATCCGTCGTTCATGCCGGTCGATCGCGATTACGTGTTCCTCATCAATGCCTACGCCATCGACCCCGGCACGCGCACGCCCCGTGTCAACGAGATGACGGACTTCAATCTGTGGACGTGGAACAGCCGCGCGTTTCCCGGCATCGATCCGCTGGTCGCACGCCAGGGCGATCGGGTGCGCATCCGCATCGGCAATCTCACGATGACCAACCACCCGATCCACCTTCACGGCCACGAATTCAACGTGACGGGCACCGATGGCGGCTGGATTCCTCCGGGCGCCCAATGGCCCGAAGTCACCACCGACGTCGCGGTCGGACAGATGCGCGCCATCGAGTTCGACGCAACGGAACCCGGCGACTGGGCGTTTCACTGTCACAAGTCGCATCACACGATGAACCCGATGGGCCACGAGGTGCCGACCATGCTCGGCGTGAACCAGCGCGAGATCGCCGAAAAAATTTCGCGCATCATTCCCGACTACATGGCAATGGGCGAGACCGGCGGCTCCATGAACGGCATGGAAATGCCATTGCCGGAAAATACGTTACCGATGATGACCGGCACGGGCCCGTACGGTCCCATCGAGATGGGCGGCATGTTCACCACGTTGAAAGTCCGGCATGACCTGCCACGCGACAGTTATCGCGATCCCGGCTGGTATCGCGCACCGCGCGGCTCGGTGGCGAGCCCGTGGCAAGGCAGCAGTTCCGCATTACCCTCTTCACATCGTCAACCCGCCCGCTCCGGTCACGCCGTTGCACCGGCCAAGGCAGGCAAAACCGGAGTCAAATCATGATGCGTTCGTTTCTTCATCGCACCGCGCCCGCGCAACTCGCGCTCGGCACACTCGTCCTGGCACTCGCCGTGCCGGCCCTCGCCGACGACATGCATGCCATGCACATGCAGCACGGCCAGGGCAACGCGGCGGCGCCGGCCATCGGCGAGGCCGGCGACGACGCGCAGGCCACCCGCACCGTGGACGTCGACATGCGCGACACCATGCGCTTCTCGCCCGCCACGATCACCGTGCGCCGTGGCGACACGGTGCGTTTTGTCGTGACGAACAACGGCAAGGTGCGTCACGAGATGACGCTGGGCACGGCATCGGCGCTGGCCGAGCACGCGAAGATGATGCAGCAGATGCCGGACATGAAGCACGCCGAGGCCAACGCGGTGACGGTCGATCCCGGTCAGCGCAAGACCCTCGTGTGGCACTTCACGCAGCCCGGCACCGTGGAATTCGCGTGTCTCGAACCGGGACACTTCGAGGCAGGCATGCGCGGCGTGGTCAATGTGCGGTAGGCAGGACTGGCCAGACCGACCGGGCGCGCCCGGCCGGTCGCCTCAGGCCGCGCCGCAACGTTCGAGGCCGCCGCTCAATGCCTCTGTCGCGTCGGCCTCGAACGCAGCGACGTCGCGCGCTCGCAGGCACAGTTGCAACGTCACCGCGTCGTCGTAGGCAACATCGAGCACTTGCGCGGCATGACGCTCCGCCAGCCGGCGCAGCATCGCTTCGTGGGCGAACGCACAGCGGTAACGCATCTGCGCCATCGGCTCGACTGCGGTGAGCGTGGCCAGCTTGAGGGCTTCGCTCACCGCCTGACCGTACGCGCGGGTCAGTCCGCCCGCGCCAAGCTTGATGCCGCCGTAATAACGCACCACCACCGCAAAGACATTCGTCAGGCCCTTGTGCATGAGCACGTTGTACATGGGCTTGGCGGCGGTGCCCCCCGGTTCGCCATCGTCGTCGAAGCCCGACGCTCCGTCGCACAGCAACACCCAGCAGTAGTGCGTGGCGTTCGGGTAGCGCACGCGCAGTGCGTCGAGTTCGCGCATGGCCGCCTCGCGCGACGCCGCCGGCATGACAATGCCGATGAACCGGCTCTTCCTGATTTCCAGCTCGGTCTCGACCGGCGCTGCCAATGCGTACATACGGCTGTCGTCTCCCGGCGCCTTACAGGCGCACCTCGCCGCGCGCGAGTTCGATGACGTTGCCGCCGACCCGGATCTGCCGATCCGCCGTGACTTCGAGCGTCAGACGGCACGCGCGCTCCACGGCGTCGCCCTGCGACACGCGGGCACGCACCGGCAGCGGGTATCCCTGCCCGATCAGCCAGCCGCCGAGATTGGCGCAAGCCGAGCCCGTGCCCGGGTCTTCGCTCACGCCGCCGCCCTGGGTGGTGAAGAAGTAGCGCGCCGTCACGTCCAGCTCGCCGCCCCTCTCGCCATCGATGGAAAAAACGTAGCCCGTCTTGCGCCCGAGACTCGAGAGCG belongs to Pandoraea pnomenusa and includes:
- a CDS encoding multicopper oxidase family protein codes for the protein MTSRRRFLRDAGLAVMGAAAVERASLAALPDAATRSDASTAKPLAPPTGRPYRPVVTLNGWTLPWRMRNGVKEFHLVAEPVVREIAPGMQANLWGYNGQSPGPTIEVVEGDRVRLYVTNRLPEPTSVHWHGQRLPNGMDGVAGLNQRAIAPGQTYVYEFEAKRPGTFMYHPHADEMMQMAMGLMGFWVTHPKDPSFMPVDRDYVFLINAYAIDPGTRTPRVNEMTDFNLWTWNSRAFPGIDPLVARQGDRVRIRIGNLTMTNHPIHLHGHEFNVTGTDGGWIPPGAQWPEVTTDVAVGQMRAIEFDATEPGDWAFHCHKSHHTMNPMGHEVPTMLGVNQREIAEKISRIIPDYMAMGETGGSMNGMEMPLPENTLPMMTGTGPYGPIEMGGMFTTLKVRHDLPRDSYRDPGWYRAPRGSVASPWQGSSSALPSSHRQPARSGHAVAPAKAGKTGVKS
- a CDS encoding cupredoxin domain-containing protein, encoding MMRSFLHRTAPAQLALGTLVLALAVPALADDMHAMHMQHGQGNAAAPAIGEAGDDAQATRTVDVDMRDTMRFSPATITVRRGDTVRFVVTNNGKVRHEMTLGTASALAEHAKMMQQMPDMKHAEANAVTVDPGQRKTLVWHFTQPGTVEFACLEPGHFEAGMRGVVNVR
- a CDS encoding IMPACT family protein; this encodes MYALAAPVETELEIRKSRFIGIVMPAASREAAMRELDALRVRYPNATHYCWVLLCDGASGFDDDGEPGGTAAKPMYNVLMHKGLTNVFAVVVRYYGGIKLGAGGLTRAYGQAVSEALKLATLTAVEPMAQMRYRCAFAHEAMLRRLAERHAAQVLDVAYDDAVTLQLCLRARDVAAFEADATEALSGGLERCGAA